Genomic segment of Coffea arabica cultivar ET-39 chromosome 1e, Coffea Arabica ET-39 HiFi, whole genome shotgun sequence:
TTATGATCACACATGGCTAGAATGTTTTGTAATAAGCTGCCATGCCTATTCTGGTAACGATCCCTGTCTTCGGCTCTACACCAAGTTGAAACGTGTGTTCCATCAATCACTCCAACGCAATCCTAATCACAATATACCAGCGTTATGTCTCCAACAGGTTAAATTAAATACTAATTTCACAAAATAACCCCTAACCTTAAACCAGGGCCAGAACAGCGCTTTGTTCTGTATTCTTGGATGAATTATGTGATAATCTATCGGTCTGACTAAGTCGCGTTCCAATCGAACGAGAGATCGAAGGCAGCGTCGTAGATGGCGGTCCACTGTCTCGGAAGAATGTTGGAATCTCTCGGCTAGCACCCTATGTCGCTCATTATAATTCAAACACAGAAGGCAAATGGCAACAGACTCATGAATTCCCACCCATTGTGTCGGGTGGGGCTCCCAATAGCCCCTATCAAgcaacaagtcacataactGGAGGAAAAGGGGAGCTTCCATGCGAAGGTTGTCGAATATTCTGTCTCGACGACCGTTTTTCAGCTCTGCAACCTATTGAGCACCAGACTGTGCACCAGCTCGGATTCGTCGCCGCTGCAAAAGGTTTAGGTATGGGTCGAATAAGGCCAATCCAGCAAGTACAAACATGACAAAGGTCAAAATGAGTTCCTCCTCGTCGATTTGTCAAAGAAATCCCCACCATGCACATAATTATCAAACTCCATTTGAGGTGTTATTGGTTCAGTTTCGTCAAAGGTGAATCTGAGGAAAAATGAGACAACAGTAATGATCAATACTGTTAACAATTGACTGCATGCATTAACaaaaaaatgacttaaaaataccTATACACATGCAATAATCAGTTCGCAGGAAATTATATGCGATTTACAAAGACTAGTCATTAACTTCCTTTTCAAGACAATATGGAAAAGCTAATATTAAGAAGGCAAATAGTATCATTTGGTCACTATGTAATACCTTCGATGCTAAAATGTATTGGCCAGCTAAGATTAAGCAATACTAGAGCAATCACCCGAATAGTTCCAAACAATAACCTtaaaaccaaaaaatgaatGTTAACTAGTTAAGGTGGCCCCTCAAGCATCCTAAATTTAAATACTTGCCAACACCGTCAAGGCCTCAAAGTCATCCTCAATTTAAATACTAGCCAACACATTCATTTCGAAAAAGTCATCCTCAAATGAGGCAACTATGGACCATAAACTCATGGCCACAAAGTCATCCTGAATTCAAGTTATATCTAACATATTCattgccaaaaaaaattatcctGAATTTAAATACTATCCAACAATCAGTCATGATCACAAAGATATCCTGAATTTAAATACTCAACATTAAGAATTGTCAAATCCTCAACAAAGTCATGGCCTCATAGCATCCGGAATTTAAATAAACAAATGATAACActaagaaaaattaaagtcCAAGTTCCGGTAGCAAATGCTACAACTAATTGTCTCAAGTATAAACAAACAAAGGCAACAACTCAAGCTCCAAATAAGTGCTCCCGATGAACAAGGCAACCAACTAAAATAGGGGTGGGGGATAGGGCTCCTGAGGGTCAGGCGGGAAATAGCCTTTTAACTTCATCCAGGTGATGCAGTCGGCGTCAGATCCAGCTAAATTCCAAACAGCCAGCTCTTGCTTATCCTTCAGTAtttcagcagcagcagcaaattTGGCTACGTAGGGCACGTTCTCTAATCCCTGAAGTTCATCCATGGCAACGTCATAGTCGATTTTTTTCGAGACATCACGGCTAGAACGATGCTTGTTCGGAGAACTAACTGAGACACTCATGCTGGAGCTCTTCTTTCGACTAACCAGCGATTCAATGGTGTCAAGAGCCCTGAGGTATCTGTCAGTC
This window contains:
- the LOC113688794 gene encoding uncharacterized protein, translated to MKTAARLARGKGRSDFAAEDAEVEVGGVTSVKGKRGKGKRKSGDCSSGSPMSTASGSVTDRYLRALDTIESLVSRKKSSSMSVSVSSPNKHRSSRDVSKKIDYDVAMDELQGLENVPYVAKFAAAAEILKDKQELAVWNLAGSDADCITWMKLKGYFPPDPQEPYPPPLF